The proteins below come from a single Lodderomyces elongisporus chromosome 3, complete sequence genomic window:
- the URA2 gene encoding Carbamoyl-phosphate synthase (MEROPS:MER0046161) has translation MSKVSVPISPPMESTGDRLMTLETQDGVALQGYSFGAEVPAAGEVVFQTGMVGYPESITDPSYEGQILVITYPLVGNYGVPDRELKDDDYTPALPKYFESNRIHIAGLVVAHYTEEFSHFLAKSSLGQWLKEQNIPAIYGVDTRALTKKLREKGSTLGRLALQKTGIKSDQVIADKSGNWKQYFDVPEYDDPNVKNLVAKVSTKEPVLYTPTSGEIKLGKDGKPIRIIAVDVGMKYNQIRCFVRRGVELKVVPWDYDFSGEKYDGLFISNGPGDPAVMHETVKVLEKVLAEAKTPVFGICLGHQLLARASGASTLKLKFGNRGHNIPCTSTISGRCYITSQNHGYAVDASSLNNGWKELFVNANDGSNEGIYHETKPFFSVQFHPESTPGPRDTEFLFDVFINAVVEHNKTGVYKQVEFPGGKLEDNLAAHPKVDVKKVLVLGSGGLSIGQAGEFDYSGSQAIKALKEEGIYTVLINPNIATIQTSKGLADKVYFLPVNPEFVRKVIKHERPDGIYCTFGGQTALSVGIALKDEFEDLGVKVLGTPIDTVITTEDRELFASAMAEIGEKCAESEACNNVQEAIDAANAIGYPLIVRAAFALGGLGSGFADNEEELVALCNKAFATSPQVLVERSMKGWKEVEYEVVRDAFDNCITVCNMENFDPLGIHTGDSIVVAPSQTLSDEDYNMLRTTAVNVIRHLGVVGECNIQYALNPFSKEYCIIEVNARLSRSSALASKATGYPLAYTAAKLGLNIPLNEIKNSVTRSTCACFEPSLDYVVVKIPRWDLKKFTRVSALLSSSMKSVGEVMAIGRTFEEAIQKAIRSVDYQNLGFNKTAALMSIDIDQELQTPSDQRLFAIANALTDGYSVDKVWKLTNIDKWFLNKLDGLIKFGNKIASFGKKENLPVSIIRQAKQLGFEDRQIAKFVDSNEVAIRRLRKDAGVIPFVKQIDTVAAEFPAFTNYLYITYNADSSDVEFNDHGVTVLGSGVYRIGSSVEFDWCAVRAIRTLRENKIKTIMINYNPETVSTDYDEADRLYFETINLERVLDIYELEQSAGVIISMGGQTSNNIALPLYRQNVKILGTSPEMIDSAENRYKFSRMLDKIGVDQPAWKELTSIDEAEGFAEAVGYPVLVRPSYVLSGAAMNTVYSKDDLASYLTQAVDVSPDYPVVITKYIENAKEIEMDAVAKDGQMVMHVVSEHVENAGVHSGDATLIVPPQDLDPETVRRIVEATAKIGKALDITGPYNIQFIAKDNDIKVIECNVRASRSCPFVSKVVGVDLVEMATKAIMDLPITPYPGERLPEDYCAVKVPQFSFSRLAGADPVLGVEMASTGEVATFGKNKYEAYLKSLLSTGFKLPKKNILFSIGSYKEKQELLPSIAKLNELGYKIFATAGTADFIKEHNIPVHYLEVLSKDENQKSEYSLTQHLANNLIDLYVNLPSSNRFRRPASYMSKGYESRRMAVDYAIPLVTNVKNAKLLVEAIARNISLDVSNRDAQTSHGTSILPGLVNVTSFATSYNDFEKVTKASLAAGFTFNAFLPHTQTGAAVTDYRSLVDAIDQAEASAYTDFSVSIAASETNAQQTADAADNAGALYIPFNDIDGSKISTVSAHFSSWPHNKPIITDAKATDLASVLLLASLHNRPVHITNVSSREDLDLILMAKNKGLSVTCDVAVLTLFLSKNELNFPFLPSKSDQEYLWKNLSSIDCFSIGVLPYLVARASKEEVVPGLGISETLPLLLSAVNEKKLTINDIVEKFHNNPVKIFNIPKQDAQVVIDLDRYSNVKPVFPDFNKLKLRGAVERVSFHGDTVVLDGGVLADSSLGRNEVAAVPQSPSLGHKRVSFSSARRPSFAPETPEPQPAVFEKLGSELVSQPVAGSTGEIAAISDYIRKNNCFLRNNILSVKDITRSDLHSLFTIAQEMRNGVERQGVLDILKGRVLATMFYEPSTRTCASFDAAMQRLGGRVIGVDSHSSSVKKGETLQDTIRTLSCYADAVVLRHPSEESADIAAKYSPVPIINAGNGTKEHPTQALLDLFTIREELGTVNGITVTFMGDLKYGRPVHSLVHLLRHYQVRVQLVSPPELQIPKDIKDLLVKNNMLVAESETLTKEILARSDVLYCTRVQEERFEDKEQYHRLKDTYIVDNKLLSNAKQHMCVMHPLPRTNEIREEVDFDQRAAYFRQMKHGLYIRMALLAMVIGVDF, from the coding sequence ATGTCTAAAGTTTCAGTCCCAATTTCTCCACCAATGGAGTCTACAGGAGATAGATTGATGACATTGGAGACCCAGGATGGAGTAGCCTTGCAAGGTTACTCATTCGGTGCAGAGGTTCCAGCAGCAGGTGAAGTTGTGTTCCAAACTGGTATGGTTGGTTACCCAGAATCCATCACTGATCCATCTTACGAAGGACAAATCTTGGTTATCACTTACCCATTGGTTGGTAACTATGGTGTTCCAGATAGAGAACTCAAGGATGACGACTATACTCCTGCATTGCCAAAATACTTTGAGTCCAACAGAATCCACATTGCAGGTTTGGTTGTTGCTCACTACACCGAAGAGTTTTCACACTTTTTGGCCAAATCCTCTTTGGGTCAATGGTTGAAGGAACAAAACATTCCTGCAATCTATGGTGTTGACACCAGAGCTTTGACCAAAAAGTTGAGAGAAAAAGGTTCAACTTTAGGTAGATTGGCCTTGCAAAAAACAGGTATCAAATCAGACCAAGTGATTGCTGATAAATCGGGTAACTGGAAGCAATATTTCGACGTACCAGAATATGACGACCCAAATGTCAAGAACTTGGTTGCCAAAGTCTCAACTAAAGAACCAGTTTTGTATACCCCAACATCCGGAGAAATTAAATTGGGTAAAGATGGTAAGCCAATCAGAATTATCGCCGTTGATGTTGGTATGAAGTACAACCAAATCAGATGCTTTGTTAGAAGAGGTGTTGAATTGAAAGTTGTCCCATGGGACTATGACTTTTCAGGAGAAAAGTATGATGGTTTGTTCATTTCCAACGGTCCAGGTGACCCAGCCGTTATGCACGAAACCGTCAAAGTTTTGGAGAAAGTTTTGGCTGAAGCTAAAACACCAGTGTTTGGTATTTGTCTCGGTCACCAATTGTTGGCTAGAGCTTCTGGTGCTTCAacattgaaattgaaattcgGTAATCGTGGTCACAATATTCCATGTACTTCTACCATCTCAGGAAGATGTTACATCACTTCACAAAACCACGGTTATGCAGTTGATGCATCAAGTTTGAACAATGGTTGGAAAGAATTATTTGTTAATGCCAATGACGGTTCCAACGAAGGTATCTACCACGAAACTAAGCCATTCTTTTCAGTGCAATTCCACCCTGAGTCCACCCCAGGTCCAAGAGATACCGAATTCTTGTTTGATGTCTTTATCAACGCTGTTGTTGAGCACAACAAAACCGGTGTTTACAAACAAGTTGAGTTCCCAGGCGGAAAGTTGGAAGATAACTTGGCTGCTCACCCAAAAGTCGATGTCAAGAAAGTGCTTGTTTTGGGTTCAGGTGGTTTGTCTATTGGTCAAGCTGGTGAGTTTGACTACTCTGGATCTCAAGCTATAAAAGcattgaaagaagaaggtatCTACACAGTGTTGATTAACCCAAACATTGCCACTATTCAAACTTCAAAGGGTTTGGCTGATAAAGTTTATTTCCTTCCAGTTAACCCTGAATTTGTTCGTAAAGTTATTAAGCATGAGCGTCCAGATGGTATCTACTGTACTTTTGGTGGTCAAACTGCTTTAAGTGTTGGTATTGCTTTGAAAGATGAGTTTGAAGATTTGGGTGTTAAAGTGTTGGGTACCCCAATTGATACCGTTATTACCACCGAAGATAGAGAATTATTTGCCAGTGCAATGGCTGAAATTGGTGAAAAATGTGCTGAATCCGAAGCTTGTAACAATGTCCAAGAAGCTATTGATGCCGCAAATGCAATTGGATACCCATTGATTGTGAGAGCTGCTTTTGCATTGGGTGGTTTAGGTTCAGGATTTGCAGACAATGAGGAGGAATTGGTTGCATTGTGTAACAAAGCTTTTGCCACCTCACCACAAGTTTTGGTTGAAAGGTCTATGAAAGGTTGGAAAGAAGTTGAATACGAAGTTGTTCGTGATGCTTTCGACAATTGTATTACTGTTTGTAATATGGAAAACTTTGATCCATTGGGTATTCACACTGGTGActcaattgttgttgcaccATCCCAAACATTGTCAGATGAAGATTACAACATGTTGAGGACTACTGCTGTTAATGTTATTAGACATTtgggtgttgttggtgaatGTAACATTCAGTATGCTTTGAATCCATTCTCCAAGGAGTACTGTATCATTGAAGTTAATGCAAGATTATCACGTTCTTCAGCTTTGGCTTCCAAAGCCACAGGTTATCCATTAGCATACACTGCAGCCAAGTTGGGTTTGAACATTCCATTGAATGAGATCAAAAACAGTGTCACCAGATCCACATGTGCTTGTTTTGAGCCATCATTGGATTATGTTGTTGTCAAGATTCCAAGATgggatttgaaaaaattcacTCGTGTCTCAGCTTTGTTGTCCTCATCAATGAAATCGGTTGGTGAGGTTATGGCCATTGGTAGAACTTTTGAAGAAGCTATTCAAAAAGCCATCAGATCGGTTGACTACCAGAACTTGGGATTCAACAAGACTGCTGCATTGATGTCGATTGATATTGATCAAGAATTGCAAACACCATCAGATCAACGTTTATTCGCCATTGCCAATGCATTAACAGATGGCTACTCAGTAGACAAGGTTTGGAAATTGACCAACATTGACAAATGGTTCTTGAACAAATTGGATGGCTTAATCAAATTCGGTAACAAGATCGCAAGCTTTggtaagaaagaaaacttgCCTGTATCCATTATTAGACAAGCCAAGCAATTAGGTTTTGAGGATAGACAAATTGCCAAGTTTGTTGACAGCAACGAAGTTGCCATTAGAAGATTGAGAAAGGATGCTGGTGTTATCCCATTTGTGAAGCAAATCGATACTGTTGCAGCTGAGTTCCCAGCTTTTACCAATTATTTGTACATTACTTACAATGCTGATTCCTCGGATGTCGAATTCAATGATCATGGTGTAACTGTCTTGGGATCTGGTGTTTACAGAATTGGTTCTTCGGTGGAGTTTGATTGGTGTGCCGTGAGAGCTATCAGAACTTTGCGTGagaacaaaattaaaacaatcATGATCAACTACAATCCAGAAACTGTGTCTACCGATTATGATGAAGCCGATAGGTTGTACTTTGAGACTATCAATTTGGAAAGAGTTTTGGATATCTACGAGTTGGAGCAATCAGCCGGTGTTATCATTTCCATGGGTGGtcaaacttcaaacaaTATTGCCTTGCCTTTGTACAGACAAAATGTCAAGATTTTGGGTACATCACCAGAAATGATTGACTCTGCCGAGAATAGATACAAATTCTCAAGAATGTTGGACAAAATTGGCGTTGACCAACCAGCCTGGAAGGAGTTGACCTCTATCGATGAGGCCGAAGGTTTTGCCGAAGCTGTTGGTTACCCTGTCTTGGTCCGTCCATCTTATGTCTTGTCAGGTGCTGCCATGAACACTGTTTACTCTAAGGATGACTTGGCATCATACTTGACTCAAGCCGTTGATGTGTCACCTGATTACCCAGTTGTCATCACCAAGTACATTGAAAACGCCAAGGAAATCGAAATGGACGCTGTTGCCAAGGATGGTCAAATGGTTATGCACGTTGTGTCCGAGCACGTTGAAAACGCAGGTGTTCACTCAGGTGATGCTACATTGATTGTTCCTCCACAAGATTTGGATCCAGAAACTGTTCGCAGAATTGTTGAAGCTACCGCCAAGATTGGTAAAGCATTGGACATCACTGGTCCTTACAACATTCAATTCATTGCCAAGGATAACGACATCAAGGTTATTGAATGTAATGTTAGAGCTTCAAGATCTTGTCCATTTGTTTCCAaggttgttggtgttgactTGGTTGAAATGGCCACCAAGGCAATTATGGATTTGCCAATTACCCCATACCCAGGTGAAAGATTGCCTGAGGACTACTGTGCAGTTAAAGTTCCACAATTTTCATTCTCTAGGTTGGCTGGAGCAGATCCAGTTCTTGGTGTTGAAATGGCTTCTACTGGTGAGGTTGCTACGTTTGGTAAGAACAAGTACGAAGCGTACTTGAAATCATTGTTGTCCACCGGCTTTAAATTgccaaagaagaatattTTGTTCTCGATTGGTTCTTACAAGGAGAAGCAAGAGTTGTTGCCAAGTATTGCTAAACTTAATGAGTTGGGTTACAAGATCTTTGCCACTGCCGGAACTGCTGATTTCATCAAGGAACACAATATTCCTGTTCACTATTTAGAAGTCTTGAGTAAAGATGAGAACCAAAAGTCTGAATACTCCTTAACACAGCATTTGGCAAACAACTTGATTGACTTGTATGTGAACTTGCCATCATCCAACAGATTCCGTCGTCCAGCTTCATACATGTCCAAGGGTTACGAGTCACGTCGTATGGCTGTTGACTATGCCATCCCATTGGTGACCAATGTCAAGAACGCCAAATTGTTGGTTGAAGCAATTGCAAGAAATATTTCTCTTGATGTTAGCAACAGAGACGCTCAAACTTCGCACGGTACATCAATTTTGCCAGGTTTGGTCAATGTCACTTCATTTGCCACTTCCTACAAtgactttgaaaaagtCACCAAAGCTTCATTGGCTGCAGGTTTCACTTTTAATGCGTTTTTGCCACACACTCAAACCGGTGCTGCCGTAACCGACTATAGGTCCTTGGTTGATGCAATTGATCAAGCTGAGGCAAGTGCTTATACTGATTTTTCAGTCTCCATTGCCGCTTCTGAAACCAATGCTCAACAAACCGCTGACGCTGCTGATAATGCTGGTGCATTGTACATCCCATTCAATGATATTGATGGTTCCAAGATCTCAACCGTTAGTGCACACTTTTCTTCATGGCCACACAACAAGCCAATTATCACTGATGCAAAGGCAACCGACTTGGCatctgttttgttgttggctTCATTGCACAATAGACCAGTCCATATCACTAATGTCTCGTCAAGAGaagatttggatttgattttgatggcAAAGAACAAAGGCTTGTCCGTTACTTGCGATGTTGCTGTTTTAACTTTGTTCCTTTCCAAGAATGAATTGAACTTCCCATTCTTGCCATCCAAGAGTGATCAAGAGTACTTGTGGAAAAACTTATCCAGCATTGATTGTTTCTCTATTGGTGTATTGCCATACTTGGTTGCTAGAGCCagtaaagaagaagttgtTCCAGGTTTGGGAATTAGCGAAACCCTTCCATTGCTTTTGAGTGCGGTTAACGAAAAGAAACTTACCATCAATgacattgttgaaaaattccACAACAATCCAGTCAAGATCTTCAACATTCCAAAGCAAGACGCCCAAGTTGTCATTGACTTGGACAGATACTCAAATGTCAAGCCAGTGTTCCCAGACTTTAACAAGTTGAAATTGAGAGGTGCTGTCGAGAGAGTCTCATTCCATGGGGACACTGTTGTTTTGGATGGTGGTGTTCTTGCTGACTCTTCATTGGGTAGAAATGAAGTGGCCGCTGTACCACAGTCTCCATCATTGGGCCACAAGAGAGTTTCATTTTCCAGTGCTCGTCGTCCATCGTTTGCTCCAGAGACTCCAGAGCCACAACCAGCTGTTTTCGAAAAATTGGGTTCAGAATTGGTTTCACAACCTGTAGCTGGCTCCACTGGCGAAATTGCTGCCATCAGCGACTACATTAGAAAAAACAACTGCTTTTTGAGAAACAACATTTTATCTGTTAAGGATATTACCAGATCCGACTTGCATTCGTTGTTTACAATTGCTCAAGAAATGAGAAATGGTGTTGAAAGACAAGGAGTGTTGGATATCTTGAAAGGTAGAGTTTTGGCTACTATGTTCTATGAGCCATCCACCAGAACCTGTGCTTCATTTGATGCTGCTATGCAAAGATTGGGCGGTAGAGTTATTGGGGTTGATTCTCACTCTTCTTCAGTTAAGAAAGGAGAGACTTTGCAAGACACAATTAGAACATTATCATGTTATGCAGATGCGGTAGTTTTAAGACACCCAAGTGAAGAAAGTGCTGATATTGCCGCCAAGTATTCTCCAGTTCCAATCATTAATGCCGGTAATGGAACCAAAGAGCACCCAACTCAAGCCTTGTTAGACTTGTTCACCATTAGAGAAGAATTGGGTACTGTCAATGGTATTACTGTTACATTCATGGGTGACTTGAAGTACGGAAGACCAGTTCATTCATTGGTTCACTTGTTGCGTCACTACCAAGTCAGAGTCCAATTGGTTTCTCCACCAGAGTTGCAAATTCCAAAAGACATCAAGGACTTGTTGGTGAAGAACAACATGTTGGTTGCTGAATCCGAGACTTTGACCAAGGAGATTCTTGCTAGATCAGATGTCTTGTACTGTACAAGGgttcaagaagaaagattCGAAGACAAAGAGCAATACCACAGATTGAAGGACACCTACATTGTTGACAACAAGTTGTTGAGCAATGCTAAGCAACACATGTGTGTCATGCACCCATTACCAAGAACCAATGAGATTAGAGAAGAAGTTGATTTTGATCAAAGAGCTGCATATTTCAGACAAATGAAGCACGGTTTGTACATCAGAATGGCGTTGTTGGCTATGGTTATTGGAGTCGACTTCTAA
- the IMP4 gene encoding snoRNA-binding rRNA-processing protein imp4 (BUSCO:EOG09263LR1) — MIRRQARERREYLYRKALQLQESSLTEKRQQLKAALASGKPLSKELAEDDKLQRDFIYDQSVQDQLDIDDEYSALSGISDPKVIITTSRDPSVRLLQFSKEIKLMFPNSLKLNRGNYIINDLVKTCTRVQISDLIILHEHRGVPTSLTVSHFPHGPTAIFTLHNVKLRHDLPNLGNISESYPHLIFENFNTALGKRVVKILQHLFPPGVKRDSSRVITFVNNDDFISVRHHVYVRTKDSVEISEIGPRFEMKLYEIRLGLPDNKDADVEWQVRRFIRTANRKNYL, encoded by the coding sequence ATGATTAGAAGGCAagcaagagaaagaagagagtATTTATACCGGAAGGCTTTGCAACTACAAGAGTCCTCACTTACTGAGAAGCGTCAGCAACTTAAAGCTGCATTAGCGCTGGGGAAACCATTGTCGAAAGAATTAGCGGAGGATGACAAGTTACAACGAGATTTCATCTACGACCAGAGTGTACAGGACCAACTTGATATCGATGATGAGTATAGTGCACTTTCAGGAATTTCTGACCCAAAGGTCATAATTACCACATCAAGAGACCCTAGTGTGAGATTGCTACAGTTTTccaaagaaattaaactCATGTTCCCCAAtagtttgaaattgaatagAGGTAACTACATCATCAACGACTTGGTCAAGACATGTACGCGTGTTCAGATCTCAGACTTGATAATATTGCATGAGCACAGAGGTGTTCCAACTTCGCTCACCGTGAGTCATTTCCCACATGGCCCCACTGCAATTTTCACTCTACATAATGTCAAATTGAGACATGATTTACCTAACTTGGGAAACATTAGTGAATCTTACCCTCATTTGATCTTTGAGAATTTCAATACAGCCTTGGGTAAAAGAGTTGTGAAAATATTACAACACTTGTTCCCGCCTGGTGTCAAGCGAGACTCTTCGAGAGTAATAACTTTTGTCAACAATGACGATTTTATTAGCGTAAGGCACCATGTATATGTCAGAACCAAGGATAGTGTGGAAATCAGCGAGATTGGACCAAGGTTTGAAATGAAGTTGTACGAGATCAGGTTGGGATTGCCCGATAATAAGGACGCTGACGTCGAATGGCAAGTACGGAGATTCATCCGTACAGCAAATAGGAAAAactatttgtaa
- the TRK1 gene encoding low affinity potassium transporter — translation MNSFSRLRKRFKERRFHFEFGLHFRNFIHRVVSAVYPYAKKVLPNFRAVHYFYILSCAIIGSILVYPVKTARYIDILFLTSGASTQAGLNTVNLVDLSLYQQIVLFLLASLTTPIFIHGSLLFVRLYYFERHFDNIKEKSKLDFKMRRSATLARTRSGTSMDSTRVNTNNNKGLGIYDHEKEADTSGSPQSSTSTNKHAGSADTNNDVEHMTEPSDDEKDVNERLNHRRDADEEEDVETYSAGQYNSHNNNNKSNNNKNDKNDTINNINSSSSKTQGIKFGALPHPPKRKKSIDPEDMLRSINMLQEKQKQKQKQNPHSIQFVNVSSPSRERREQADHSNYNNDHHHHHHHHQMHNRSMDHEISSKHGEFSHDDVNNDDSNNNNNNNNDNNDSRIHHDDDDDDDDDDDVLIIKPPNEVEHFGSHNSIFTKKHNHSTLHFKEPIMKKKWLQGGVNARKHYRPWTSKLRKTFSNRRFSTASSDIEDDDASIDSEHDMSHRSEDDGDGGDQDEDEEDEAEDADDENDDDDDGLSDAHYEDENAITEDDDDEEEEEDDDDEDRRRTGSSRHKVRSTSRTIHPTQSIGSNDVELGNIKYLNAKPARKSGKTKTPARRRRKRRFDVKKIKTPSLYPSLSNHSGAIRPTNTSESTHSNGLSRTMSGNYLSWTPTVGRNSTFIKLTEEQKDELGGIEYRAVKLLIKIIVIYYLGFHIVPGIMFIIWVYCMPNYKKMLDGLSIVPAWWAFFTMSSSFNDLGFTLTPDSMSSFNQNAFVQVVSSFLIVIGNTGFPVFLRFIIWVLFKTARPLSLYKESLGFLLDHPRRCFTLLFPSLPTWWLFFILVVLNGFDLVIFCILDLRNAIFDGIPMGYRVLNGLFQAFCTRTSGLSIMDLSQLHAATLVSYMIMMYISVLPIAISVRRTNVYEEQSLGVYAPDEGTKEADEKVPANYVGAHLRNQLSYDLWYVFLGLFIICIAEGHRIQKQDIRFSVFPILFEIVSAYGTVGMSLGYPDSSTSLSGQFNVISKLVIIAMMIRGRHRGLPYAIDRAIMLPDADMRRHDRMQENHALKRHQTMERTGTLGRVATMTGNPMDGGHNLLTRVLTNVNDFIDARRRNSAAQSNFDEPSDSSEENSIHAVDPHYHVTTVDHV, via the coding sequence ATGAACTCTTTCAGCAGACTACGAAAGCGCTTTAAAGAACGACGTTTCCATTTCGAATTTGGTTTACATTTCAGAAACTTTATCCATCGAGTAGTGTCTGCTGTATATCCATATGCAAAAAAAGTCCTACCCAACTTCCGTGCAGTccattatttttatattttgtcATGTGCCATTATAGGATCCATCCTTGTTTACCCAGTAAAAACAGCCCGTTATATTGATATCTTGTTTTTAACGAGTGGTGCTTCAACACAAGCCGGTTTGAACACGGTGAATCTTGTGGACCTTTCACTATATCAACAAATTGTACTATTCTTGTTGGCTTCACTCACCACCCCCATTTTCATTCATGgttctttgcttttcgtGAGATTGTACTATTTTGAGCGTCATTTTGATAATATCAAAGAGAAATCCAAGTTGGATTTCAAGATGCGAAGGTCCGCCACATTGGCAAGAACACGATCCGGGACTTCCATGGATTCAACACGTgtaaacacaaacaacaacaagggGTTGGGAATCTACGATcatgaaaaagaagcagaTACTTCAGGCTCACCGCAGTCTTCAACCCTGACTAATAAGCACGCAGGCAGTGCTGATACCAATAATGACGTTGAGCATATGACGGAGCCTTCAGACGATGAGAAAGATGTAAACGAACGATTGAATCACAGAAGAGACGCAGACGAAGAGGAGGATGTTGAAACTTATTCTGCTGGACAGTATAATAGccataacaacaataacaagagcaacaacaataagaaCGATAAGAACGATACtatcaacaatatcaatagTAGTAGCAGCAAGACCCAAGGAATCAAATTTGGTGCTTTGCCTCACCcgccaaaaagaaagaaatcaaTAGACCCAGAGGATATGTTGAGATCCATCAATATGTTGCaggagaaacaaaaacagaagcaaaagcaaaacccACACAGTATTCAATTTGTAAACGTTAGCTCGCCGAGTCGCGAGAGAAGAGAACAAGCAGATCATTCGAATTACAATAAtgatcatcatcatcatcatcatcatcatcaaatgcACAATAGACTGATGGACCATGAGATTAGTTCAAAACATGGAGAGTTTAGCCACGATGACgttaataatgatgatagcaacaacaacaacaacaacaacaatgacaaTAATGACAGTCGTATTCAccatgatgatgatgatgacgatgacgatgacgatgatgtgCTCATCATCAAACCACCAAATGAGGTTGAACATTTTGGTAGCCACAATTCAATTTTTACTAAAAAGCACAATCACTCTACTCTTCATTTTAAAGAACCCAttatgaagaaaaagtggTTACAAGGCGGAGTTAATGCTAGAAAACATTATCGTCCATGGACAAGCAAATTGAGGaaaacattttcaaatagGCGGTTTTCGACTGCCTCGAGTGAcattgaagatgacgatGCTTCCATCGATTCCGAACATGATATGTCGCATAGATCAGAAGACGATGGGGATGGTGGCGatcaagatgaagatgaagaagacgaGGCTGAAGATGCTGACGATGAgaatgacgatgatgacgatggaTTATCTGACGCACATTACGAAGATGAAAATGCTATAACTgaagacgatgatgatgaagaagaagaagaagatgatgatgatgaagacaGACGCAGAACAGGTAGCTCGAGGCATAAGGTAAGATCCACTAGCAGAACAATACATCCAACGCAGAGTATCGGTCTGAATGATGTAGAACTAGGCAACATCAAGTACTTGAATGCAAAGCCAGCAAGAAAATCCGGTAAGACAAAAACCCCTGctagaagaaggagaaaacGAAGATTTGAtgtgaaaaaaatcaaaacgcCCAGTTTGTACCCATCATTGTCGAACCATAGTGGAGCAATAAGACCGACAAATACTAGCGAGTCGACACATTCCAATGGACTTTCACGTACAATGAGTGGGAATTATCTATCTTGGACACCAACCGTTGGGCGAAACTCCACTTTTATTAAATTGACAGAGGAACAAAAGGACGAACTAGGAGGTATTGAATACAGAGCAGTGAAATTATTAATCAAAATTATTGTCATCTACTATCTCGGTTTTCATATTGTTCCTGGAATCATGTTTATAATCTGGGTTTATTGTATGCCAAACTACAAAAAGATGTTAGATGGTCTTTCCATTGTCCCCGCTTGGTGGGCATTTTTCACCATGAGTTCCTCATTTAACGATTTGGGGTTCACGTTGACTCCTGACTCGATGCTGTCCTTTAACCAAAATGCCTTTGTACAAGTGGTGAGCtcttttttgattgttATTGGAAATACCGGGTTCCCTGTATTTTTGCGGTTTATTATATGGGTGTTGTTCAAGACGGCAAGGCCATTGTCTCTTTACAAAGAATCATTGGGCTTTTTATTGGACCATCCTCGTCGttgttttactttattATTTCCACTGTTGCCTACATGGTGGTTGTTCTTTATCTTGGTTGTCTTGAATGGTTTTGATTTGGTGATTTTCTGTATTTTGGACTTGAGAAATGCAATTTTTGATGGTATACCAATGGGCTACAGAGTGCTTAATGGTTTGTTCCAGGCTTTTTGTACACGAACATCAGGGTTGTCAATTATGGATTTGTCTCAACTTCACGCGGCAACATTGGTGAGTTATATGATCATGATGTATATCTCGGTGCTTCCCATTGCCATCTCTGTGAGAAGAACCAATGTTTACGAAGAGCAAAGTTTGGGTGTGTATGCACCAGACGAAGGAACTAAAGAAGCTGATGAAAAAGTTCCTGCAAATTATGTCGGTGCACACTTGCGGAATCAACTTTCCTACGATCTATGGTATGTTTTCCTTGGTTTGTTCATTATTTGCATTGCTGAGGGACATAGAATTCAAAAACAGGATATCCGTTTTCTGGTTTTCCCAATTTTGTTCGAAATTGTTAGTGCATACGGTACTGTTGGTATGTCGCTTGGATACCCCGACTCCAGTACTTCGTTGAGCGGACAGTTTAACGTTATATCAAAGCTTGTCATTATCGCAATGATGATTCGTGGAAGACATAGAGGCTTGCCATATGCAATTGACAGAGCTATAATGTTACCAGATGCCGATATGAGAAGACACGATAGAATGCAAGAGAATCATGCTTTGAAAAGGCATCAAACTATGGAAAGAACCGGTACTTTGGGCCGCGTTGCTACAATGACTGGTAACCCCATGGACGGAGGCCATAATCTATTAACTCGTGTTTTAACTAATGTCAATGACTTTATAGATGCCAGAAGGAGAAATAGTGCAGCTCAGTCAAATTTCGACGAACCAAGCGATAGTTCTGAAGAAAACTCTATCCATGCTGTTGATCCACATTATCACGTCACAACTGTCGACCATGTATAG